Below is a genomic region from Ascaphus truei isolate aAscTru1 chromosome 5, aAscTru1.hap1, whole genome shotgun sequence.
GTATAATCTGCTAGACACCGCAGACCAAATATGAAAGGGTTAATGCATTCTTTGCTCCTGAAGAGACCTTGAACATAGGTGAGGAACGGGGAGCTGGTTTGGGTTTAGTAACTTGAAATGTTGGTGAATCACAGAGCTGCCTGTTTGGGGGAAGCTATGTTGGAGGTTTAAAAAAGAATGGTAATAAAAGTACTTCATGTTTAAGCCACCAGCCACTTTGTTTTCATTTCATGAGAAATTGTAAAATCTAAGTGTTACTTTATATGTAGGCTGCAAAACTTGCAATAATGTCCTAATCGCTAcacctcttaaagctgcagttcaagctgccgtttaaaaaaaaaattcccattcaatctgtgcatcaatacaatctgcacactgagaagtgattagctaaattgccgatcgatccgttctccggtAATTGATCGCCGAAtcgggggttatttaattcagttattgctgcGCAACAGTACAcacaatgcaaagttctgtgtgtaagatcatgtgatcaggcaggtactagatacaattggtgcactgctagagagtgggCAAGGCGCCAGAGCCTGCCTCAGAAGGGGAAGCGGGTGTGACTTAGTAAacggtttctatagaaacaaaaatgcttgctacattagaatacataaaaaaaagtcttacattttttttaaaaatgctacaagtattttctcatagtacagaactgatttatttttaaaaaaaacacgtaggatattgcttgaactgcagctttaaaacggGCCTTCAGGAATGAAAGGATTAACCGCATTCATTATCCAATGACACGCAAGCTACAGGGTGATATTGTACACAATGACAGAAAGATTGATCTAGTGATAAAAGTGCTACTCCTGAAACGTGGCCAGGATTAAAAGGGCACTCCCGTGTAGCAGGtcaaaaacatttttaatctcATCGGTGTAATCAGCTTCCTTGGAAATATTTAATCACTCTTGAACTAATTGCCTGCATCCTGTTAAAAATTAATctacttgtttttttctttcttaattCAAGCATATCAGCTGCTTATTGTTATCTGTTTGACAAATGATGGCTTCCTAATTGCTATACAAACAATCTACAAAACAGAGACAATTCCCCTGCAGTTTTAGGGATTGTCAAACAATCTATCACTAAAAGACattaaaggggggagggaagcttTTGTTTCACATGAAAAAgtgcccttaaaaaaaaaaaaaaaaaaatgcaatacaaaATTGTgacatttgatgtgttttaaaggTGTCAGTCAGGTGCAGTTATATTAgtaaacatgccactgtccttaGTTCACTTTTGTCCTGGGGGAGACTGCCTTAATAAAGTGTCAGCCTTGTCTGATTTTGCTTgtacaaatcactttatctctctgcacCTCGGGACCTGAGTATTAGCCTGTGGCTGCTGCTTCATTGTGTGTCACAAAGACGTCAGCAACATGTCACAGAGAGGTTAAGTACTGATATAGAGCCAGACGTACCAAAGCCCATCAggaataaaattaaataatggtTAAACTGCAGTGCTCAGCCTTCATGACATACagctactatatattttggaaagtggTCTGTCTGTTTGCTATGCATTTGAACACGTCTTAAGATGTTGTAAccaaattttgcatgatggttcctgagatcaaggagtaggtttttgtctatgtttgaatacaatctatttttaattctatgagttattacaatGTCGCAaccaagtcagccactgggtgttgtactGGTAGGCTATggctatgtatctggcacgtgatatcataatgcacatagcctggtggcagataagctGGCTAGCAAGATTTGTAGCTGACCAGCAAGTTTTAGCCCGGAGGGCAAGCTCAACCAACTGGCCTAAGAATCGGGCGGCCCACACCTCACACACAGACGCACCCTACATGTAGCCAACATCCACCATACACGGACACACGCATACCAGATACATGTGccacacacagacgcacaacAGATACATGCGCCGTACGCAGACGCACATCAGATACACGCACCGTACACagacgcacaccagatacatgcgccTTACACAgatgcacaccagatacatgcgccgtacacagatgcacaccagatacatgcgccatacatacatgcatgccaTTCACTATACAATGAGAAAGCTCCATACACATACATAAgcacaataaacacacacaccagtgtgattatatatatatatatatatatatatatatacagtgttcgacaaatcacccaaaaatctactcgcccaaccaaaaaatctactcgccacctagtcccgcccccaaccccgctttaaaataaaatatattaataaaatacatttaataaattcctagtcagaacattcgtttttgacataaatgtatttattgtattacattatactaaaattagtccttgttacgtgtgtgtgtatgggtgtgtgtaaatgtcggatctagaaataaaagccaggtgtgaatgactagtttcctgaaccccttaaccagtgtctggacgtccccgcttcataatatctaaagcagcaatcccgcctgggatcttacctgatccgcagtccctcaatgtccaggtacccgcattcccgcaatattatacactagctgagagacccggcgttgcccgggatgtaatgttcccgttcctctctctctcctcccccctctctctgtttgtcccccattcacatcaatgcagtccctccaccctccctcctttacagcttcatgtagcgtgtgtgcgtcagtcactgtgtgtttgcgcgcgcgtcagtgagtctgaggcagaaacacaaacacacacagactgactgacgcacacacagtcagtgtgtgcgtgtgtgtgtgcctcagtcagtgtgtgcatgcgtgcgtcagtcagggtttgtgtgcgcgtgtcagtcggtgtgtgtgtgtcagtcggtgtgtgtgtgtcagtcggtgtgtgtgtgtcagtcggtgtgtgtgtcagtcggtgtgtgtgtcagtcggtgtgtgtgtcagtcggtgtgtgtgtcagtcggtgtgtgtgtcagtcggtgtgtgtgtcagtcggtgtgtgtgtcagtcggtgtgtgtgtcagtcagtgtgtgtgtcagtcagtgtgtgtgtcagtcagtgtgtgtgtcagtcagtgtgtgtgtcagtcagtgtgtgtgtcagtcagtgtgtgtgtcagtcagtgtgtgtgtcagtcagtgtgtgtgtgtgcgcgcgtcagttagtgtgtgtgtgagccagtgtgtgtgtgtcagtcagtgtgtgtgtgtgtcagtcagtgtgtgtgtgtcagtcagtgtgtgtcagtcagtgtgtgtgcgcgcgtcagttagtgtgcgtcagtcagcgtgtgtgtgtgtcagtcagtgtgtgggaggtgatgtgagtggagcgccggggaggggagtcaggggaggggaggtgagtcagcggcggggaggggaggtgggtcagcgccagggaggtgaatgagcagcggggagggaggtgagtgtgatgggggtgtaggaggtgtgtgtgtgtgtgtgtatacccggcgttggccggagggagggagggggggcgtgaaaggcagggggagtgagcgccggggaggggaggtgagtcagtgccggagagggaggtgagtgtgatgggggggaggagaggtgtgtgtatacccggcgttgcccggaggcaggggggggggcgtcaaaggcaggggggggagtgtcaaaggcggggcgtcaaagggaggggggggcgtcaaagggaggggggggcgtcaaagggagggagggggggggcgtcaaagggagggaggggaggggcgtcaaagggaggggggcgtcaaagggagggggcgtcaaaggcagggggggggcgcctcaaaggcatgtattcctccccctgcatttcctcacctagcagcattaagtccttgccgccctcctcctgctcctcggggatgttgagccgtagagagcatgctctgggaggtgggggggtaggtgggggggagaagtgggggagcgacacacgcgacacctacctgtacttccgggcgccgccatcttctcactgggcgccgcgagggaggaagggggtccttccgggcgccgccatctgttccagttggagcggcggcggggagggagagaggtgagttgtagcggcgagggggagagagacctggcgttggccgtgagtaaaatttcccgctcccttctctctccctctttctccgtgttccccagaggggagggacgaacagtggacaggaggggggggatgaacagtggacaggagggggtggggacgaacagtggacaggagggggtggggacggacagtggacaggagggggggggggacagtggacaggatggggggacagtggacaggagggaaggacagtggacaggagggggggggggacagtggacaggagagggggggacggacagtggacaggagggggtggggacggaaagtggacaggaggggggggacggacagtggacaggatggggggacagtggacaggagggggggcaggagggggggacggaaagtggacaggaggggggggacggacagtggacaggatggggggacagtggacaggagggggggcaggagggggggacggacagtggacaggagggacggacagtggacaggagggacggacagtggacaggaggggggggtggacagaagggggggcagtggacaggagaggggggaggtggacaggagggtggggaggtggacaggagggggggggcggtggacaggaggggggggcggtggacaggagggggcagtggacaggaagggggggcagtggacaggaggggggtcagtggacaggaggggggggggcagtggacaggaggggggggcagtggacaggagggggggggcagtggacaggaggggggggcagtggacaggaggggggggcagtggacaggagggggggggcagtggacaggagggggggcagtggacaggaggggggggcagtggacaggagggggggcagtggacaggaggggggggcagtggacaggagggggggcagtggacaggagggggggcagtggacaggaggggggggcagtggacaggaggagggggcagtggacagggggggggcagtggacaggaggggggggcagtggacaggagggggggggcagtggacaggagggggggggcagtggacaggaggggggggcagtggacaggagggggggcagtggacaggaggggggggggcagtggacaggagggggggggcagtggacaggagggggggggcagtggacaggaggggggggcagtggacaggagggggggtcagtggacaggaggggggggtcagtggacaggagggggggcagtggacagtgacacacacacacacacacacaccagttgatgcgccctttctcacttccgtttggcgccggaggtgggggagcgacacctacctgtacttccgggcgccgccatcttctgactcgccggggggggggagaggcgatttggagcggggagaggtgatttggagcggggagaggtgatgccgctggggagggggagaggtgagtttgagcgccgctggggaggggggagaggtgatgccgctggggagggggagaggtgatttggagcggggagggggagaggtgatgccgctggggagggggagaggtgatttggagcggggagggggagaggtgatttggagcggggagaggggagaggtgatttggaggggggaggggtgatttggagcggggaggggtgatttggagtggagagaggtgatttggagcggggagaggtgatttggagcggggaggggggagaggtgatgccgctggggagggtgagaggtgagtttgagcgccgctggggagggggaggggtgatgcctctggggaggggggagaggtgatttggagggggagaggtgatttggtgtggggagggggagaggtgatttggtgtgtgtgtgtgtgtgtgtgtgtgtgtgtgtgtgtgtgtgtgtggcgcgcgagcgagccgagggggaagagagtggcagttgggtgacgtcacacacagcaatctgattggccagaggctgaggaccaatcagattcaccgcagatagcactaacctcactaaccattcgattttatatattaagattggaggggatgtgttccctacctgtcttctgggttaggggggggttccaatgtcttccgtgtgaagcttgagtcagatctggaagaaagcagtataggttatttcggtgtagtatagggcagttaagatatatagggtaaataagatatccagatcgggagtgtgagagagagagtgtgagagagagagtgtgagagagagagtgtgagagagagagtgtgagagagagagtgtgagagagagagtgtgagagagagagtgtgagagagagagtgtgagagagagagagagagagagtgtgtgagagagagagtgtgtgagagagagagagagtgtgtgagagagagagagagtgtgggagagagagagagtgtgggagagagagtgagagtgtgtgagagagagagagagagtgtgggagagagagagtgggagagagagagagagagtgtgggagagagagagagtgtgggagagagagagtgtgggagagagagagagtgtgggagagagagagagtgtgggagagagagagagtgtgggagagagagagagtgtggggacacagaggggagagacacagaggggagagacacacacacacacagagggtgggtgatacacacagagagagagagagagagagggtgggtgactgacagggtgactgactaacaggctgactgggtgggtgactgggtgggtgactgactgactgggtgactgggtgggtgactaactgactggatgggtggctgactgggtaggtggcttactgactgggtgggtaggtaggtgactgactgactgggtgggtacgtgactgactgggtgggtaggtaggtgactgactgggtgggtaggtaggtgactgactacttgtggtctctctctcccccccctacacacacacactctctacacacacacacacacacacacacacacacacacacacacacacacacacacacacacacacacacacacacacacacacactgtgagtggtGCTTTAAATGTTGGTGGGCTGATGATGTCACTCACCCCGTATCTCCGGAGCAGATCTTTTCGGCTGATGCCTCTCCTCGGGGTTCCCCTGAGCCAGTGTCAGCTCCGGAGGAACACAggcacctcaccctccctcacagaGCAGTGTCGGACATCTTGCTCCCGACTCTTCCTGCGGCTGTTGGTCGCGTTCGTGGGGGGGAAACGGGGAGAGGGGAGTAGGGGGAACCGCCAAGACTCGGctctccagcctccccaccccgtgcAGGCATGGGAGCGGGCCACATGGAGCGGGCCACATGGGAGCGGGGCAAGCACGGGAGTgggcacgggagcggggcagcacacagGAGCgggcacgggagcggggcagcacacgggagcacatgggagcggggcagcacacgggagcggacACGGGagcacatgggagcgggcaagCACTGGAGctgggcagcacatgggagcgagcacgggagcggggcagcacacgggagcgagcacgggagcggggcagcacacgggagcgagcacgggagcggggcagcacacgggagcggggcagcacacgggagctgggcagcacacgggagcggggcagcacacgggagcgggaaccaccaccaccccacccacgtgcacagccgcgcaacacaaccccccccccgcatcccaggtggcggacaccccagatcagggggaggagatccGGGGGAGGGGCTACCCCAGtgctgcctgccggccctcttccccgcgttaacccaatcggggagggggcttattttaaaaaaaaaaaaattggcgcgagcaggggaattcatagagccgcacaCACCATCCATGCATAATACACACACGCTCCATCCAtgaattatatacacacatacacacaatcttgcatcatatatacacacaatcttGCATGACCTCTGCAATCATATATACACCATAACCAGCAGCAAGCAGAGAGGAGCCTCAGCCAGCCCGGCAGAGGAGTTTCTGGGCTCTGCTGCGCCACCTGCTGGCCAGGCTCATTTTTTAAAATCTGACCAGCCCAGGGGGCAATTGCCTAATTGCCTCCCTGCCCCCCAGGCCAGTCCATCCCCGCAGAGAGTCAGATAGCTacaaagtttacacagaaagcagacgaagaaagaaagagaggaagtcagttgtCACGTGAAGAaaaagtaagaatgctggagaaggcGAGAGAGGCTGAAATAATTGGGAATATCATAAGGTATAAAAGGAAAGTGATGGCAGGCAGGGagattattattatcgtttactCGTGAAGCGCCGACATATTccacagtgcggtacaatggggtatattacataaacagttacatacaggtgatgccaaacatgcacaaacagatacaaagaggtaatgagggtccTGCCTATGAGAGCCTACAATCTATAGgggatgagggtggggagagaaagaaggggtgtAAGGTGTGGTGTGATGAGAGGGGAGGGATGAGGTTTGTTTCCTAGAATTACCGAGCAACGCTGGGTACTTTTAGCGAGTAAGGGGATAAATCAGAAAGGCACGCACAGGTGCActaatttgtattatttttcaCTTTGTTAACATAGTAGACTGAACTGAAACATTTGATGGCTTTGATTTCCTTGAGCTACTGTCACTGTCTTTTGAGTTGGATCTGCCACAGAGTAACAGCCCCTCCCCTGCTTGGCCCTACAGAAGGAAGGGAGGTGGCAGCCCAAGATTGGAGAAGGGACTTGGTTGACATGCATTCTTCTATTCTGGTCCCTATGGCACCATAAGGGCGCAATTATACCAAATGCTGCaaggcggcagcgctattctgtgacgtcacccagcgctgCCACCGGGCAGCATAGTGATAATACCAGTGAGCCGTGGAGAGCAGGcaaggaggcgtggcggaggcggtGCCGTAagcggttcgtcctcattggctagaaccgctcatgtgatgcCACAACAGGTATGTGCGctgctattgttttttttaagttgtttttCAAGCGCGTGGCGCCGGACACGTTTTcctgtataatcacggcctaaaagttacatttttgctttaaaggagcaattcatgttttttttcgattactgtttttttttaacataggtttgaagcagggggtctccggagctcattAGTTTCAGCTCagaggatcccctgcttcctgagatacttacctccaaagggggtgccggtatctcggcaaagtttaaagcgcctgcgtcacgcgggccaataggatgccGAACCTAATGATGtctcagcttcctattgggccacAGGGTGCGGAAGCTTGAAACACCACCATTACGTGCACCCTGCTAACCGAGCAGAGCAACCACCGGCACCAACTATGGGGGTAAGAatttccggaagcagggggtccctggagctgaaacgaATTGGGTTTAGGTCCCGAGACCCCCTGTATCAatccaatgttaaaaaaaaaagtcaccagcttggattgcctctttaatctTCCATTCTATGTCCATGGTTTATGACATAGCTGGTATGGCATGGGCCCTGGCACATGCGATAAGGGAAAGAGGCCTCATAGTAACGTTGAGGTATCTGCCATGGTTGCACAAGACTCCACCACCAGTGAGGATCAGCTGAGAATCAAATAACAAGCAGGCACTCCCGTGGTCTTTTCCAAAGTGTGTAATGTTTTATTCcaggatcaacgtttcggtcccaggtAAAGGTCCTAACTGGGACCGAAAATGTCGATCCTGGAATAAAACACTAAACGCTTTTGAAAAGACCACTGTTATTTGATTCCGATGGGCCCTAGCATGCCAGGGGCCCTTATGATGTACAAGGTACATCATGGGCAAATTGAGCCCGATCTAAATGTACATGGGGCTACCCATCAATACTGGTTTCTTGAATCTGGGGACCAGGCACATACTAAGCAGTAATTGCTCCAGGAGCAATGACTTGATGAGGAAGGGCCAAGAGATCAccagcactgaaaaggttaaggcTGTTTATGGTTCTGTAGGAGAGCTTAAATAACAGTTTGCATAATGTTTTTTGGTGagctggaatttttttttttttaaatatagaaaaAAACTTTGATCCTATGAATGTCAACTGTGGCAAACTTGTAGAAATTGTTTGAACATTGTTTTTTATACCTCCATTATAGATGGTGACAAATAGGCCCCTAGCCGTCATGCTCTGGATCTCGTACAATTTGTTTTCAATCCTATCGTGCTGTATAGCGATAGACAAATCATTCCAAGTCTGCAGGCTCCTACTATGATATATAATGCAAGAAAagtgatacagctcaaccccgttataacgcgatccgttacaacgcgaatccgcttataacgcggtgcaagCGTGGCTTCCAATTTTCGTATCTAtttatactttacaacacgattattggtgtcttaaatactttattgtacaatgcatacaagtgtacattatttctaacgtgatcctcttataacgcgatgtgattcctTGGACCcgaagcacagcgttataagggggttcagctgtatttagTAAAACCTCCAGTATTTAAATACTATTTTTCTTGCATCACAATAAACGCATCTGGCTTAATGGCACGTCCCACATTAAAGACAATAAATCGGCAATTCAATGGGTACAATCTTTAGTAGAACAATTTATGACGTCTTTGATAAAagatgtgtatgtactgtatttgcttAAGAAAGTTTCAGACATGTAAGAACACTAAGAGTGCTCCCCACACCTATGTTTGCCTGAAGGTGCTGTCTGCAGATCACTAGGCAAGGCTGGGTTTCATGAAACAGTTTTTGGCAGATCTCAACTTTTGGAGCTCTGCTTGGCAAGATGTTTTAACAGGTGGTTGAAAAAAATGAAGGAGTTCTCTGCAGCTAAGAATGAGTTAATAAAGCAAGTTAAACCATCAGaaaataatctattaaactaCGAGTCTCAGGTTTCTTTAGTACAGTAAAGATTAGTAATTCAATGCTCTGCAGGTTTTCCCAAGGCGGGAGTAGGGCTAACAGAGCAGTCATCTCTAGTAGTAGGAAACTCCTACCACTGCTTCTCATGGTCTTTTCTTGTTGCAGAAAGCAAAGCACAAAGTGTTGGCCAACATGAGTGACCTTGTGACCCCCACAGCACTGGAGCTACCCAAACATATCCTGGACGTCTGGGTCATTGTCCTCATCATACTGGCGACCATCGTGGTGATGACCTCATTGCTGCTCTTTCCGGCGGCAGCTGTCATTATCTACAGAGTGCGGACACACCCGATCCGAAATGCCACATAGCTTTCTGGGAACTAAAAGGACCAATCACTATTTGAGTATTCGGCGTAGGACAACAACATAATATGGAGACAGAAAGGACCTATTGCAGAAGGAATCTCTTCCTCCCACTACAATGAGGCAACATGacacagataaagaaagagccaTTGCCCATTCAATCTGTACTTTGCAGGAGGCACGGAGACAAAAGGGACCAGTGGCCAATTAATTCTGTCTTTCCTGTTTTGGGTCTGGGACATAATGACAAGCAGAAGGAACTTCTTACCAACCAATGCTGGTCACTACTCCAGCAGCTCAGTGTATAACACATTGCAGCAAATATGCTTTACATATTGACTGTCTATAACCAAAGAGGCATATTACTCCTTGGTGCCAGAAATCGAAATGTTCACCATATGAC
It encodes:
- the SMIM3 gene encoding small integral membrane protein 3 isoform X1, yielding MPQQKAKHKVLANMSDLVTPTALELPKHILDVWVIVLIILATIVVMTSLLLFPAAAVIIYRVRTHPIRNAT
- the SMIM3 gene encoding small integral membrane protein 3 isoform X2, whose amino-acid sequence is MSDLVTPTALELPKHILDVWVIVLIILATIVVMTSLLLFPAAAVIIYRVRTHPIRNAT